The Streptomyces sp. ICC1 DNA window CTGCTCGACCCGGCCCACCACGCCCGCGTCGAAGCCGAGGCCCGCGCAGAAGGTGAACCAGCGCGCCGGCACCGACTCGTCCTCGGTACCCGGCGTACCGGCCGCCAGCCCCAGGCCGACCGTCCGCTCGCGCCGCTCCCGCAGCGCGTCCAGCAGCGCGCCGGTCGCCTCGACCGCGTCGTTGGGCAGGCCGAGCGCGCGGGCGAACACATTGGTGGAGCCGCCGGGGACCACGGCGAGGCCGGGCAGCCGGTCCGGATCGGGCCCCTCGTGCAGCAGGCCGTTGACCACTTCGTTGACGGTGCCGTCACCGCCCAGCGCGACCACCAGGTCGATCCCGGTCTCGGCGGCCCTGCGCCCCAGGTCCCGGGCGTGGCCGCGGTACTCGGTGGTGACCGCCTCCAGCTTCATCTCGCTGGCCAGGGCGTGGGTCAGGACGTCGCGCGTGCGCGCGCTGGTGGTCGTCGCTGCTGGGTTGGCCACGAGAAGTGCACGCATGGGCGCCAGCCTACCGACCCGTTCATACGCCGCCCATACTGGCCGTCCCCTCCGGGGCCGCGCGGCGCGCGGCTACCCTGCAGGGGTGAGTAAGAAGCCCAGTCCCACCGCGCCCGCCACCCCCACCGCGCTGCCCCGCCGGCTGACCGCGGCCGCCGCGCTCACCGCGCTGGAGGGACTGGCCCTGGCCGGCCTCGGCGTCTACATGCTGTACATGGGCGTCGCCGGCGACGTCGACTCCGTACGGCAGGCGGAGGCGGGCGGGATCACCTGGATCCTCGTCGCCGCGCTGCCCCTGTTCGCGGCGCGCGGGCTGCGCCTGGGCCGCCGCTGGAGCCGCGGCCCGACGCTGATCACCCAGCTGCTGGCCCTGCCGGTGGCCTGGAACCTGTGGACCGCCGGCGGGGCGATGGCCGTCGCCGGCGTGGCCCTGGCCCTGGCCGCGGTGGCCGTCGTGGGAATCCTGCTGAATCCGACGGCCACCGAGGCGCTGGGCTTCCAAGCGGGCGAATAGGAGCCCGGACAGCCCCTGCCCGGGGCTGTTCCCCGACCCCGGGGCTACTCCTCGACCAGGAGCTTCTCGCGGAGCTGGGCCAGGGTGCGGGCCAGCAGGCGCGAGACGTGCATCTGCGAGATGCCGACCTCCTGCGCGATCTGCGACTGGGTCATGTTGCCGAAGAAGCGCAGCAGCAGGATCCGCTTCTCCCGCGGCGGCAGCCCCTCCAGCAGCGGCTTGAGGGACTCGCGGTACTCGACCCCCTCCAGCGCCTCGTCCTCCGAGCCCAGGGTGTCCGCGACCGCCGGCGACTCGTCGTCGGTGTCCGGGACGTCCAGGGAGAGCGTGCTGTAGGCGTTGGCCGATTCCAGGCCCTCCAGCACCTCCTCCTCGGAGATGCCGAGGCGCTCGGCCAGCTCGTGCACCGTGGGGGAGCGGCCGTGCTGCTGGGACAGCTCCGCCGTCGCCGTGGTCAGCGAGAGCCGCAGCTCCTGCAGCCGCCTGGGGACCCGTACCGCCCAGCCCTTGTCGCGGAAGTGGCGCTTGATCTCGCCGACCACCGTGGGCGTGGCGTACGTGGAGAACTCCACCCCCCGGTCCGGGTCGAACCGGTCCACCGACTTGATCAGCCCGATGGTGGCGACCTGGGTCAGGTCGTCCAGCGGCTCGCCGCGGTTGCGGAAGCGCCGCGCCAGGTGCTCGACCAGCGGCAGGTGCATCCGCACGAGGCGGTTGCGCAGCTCGGCCTTCTCCGGCGAGCCGTCGGGCATCGCCCGCAGCTCGATGAACAGGGCCCGCGCGCCACTGCGGTCGCGCGGATCCGGCAGGGGAGCCGGAGCGGTGAACACCGGGGCCGCGGGGGCGTCCGGTGTGTCCGGGGCCGGGGCCGGCGGGGCCGTGGCAGCGGCCCCCGGTGGCTGGACCGGCAGTGGTTGGTCGTGCTGGTTCTCGCTCACAGGGCCCGCCCGTCGCTCCGCCGAGTCCAAAAAGCCGTTTTCCGCATCCGTGTCAGCCGGGTGCGGCCGGGCGTGCTGCTGCTCCGGAATGCCGCCGTCGACCTCGTGTCGTGCCCGGGGCCGATCCCCGCCCCGCACCGGGACCTCCCCGCCGCTCACGCCGGGCCTGGTCCCGCGCCGCGCTGTTTGTAGAGGCTGATGCTCACTGTCTTGTCCTCCTCGACCGTGGCCTCGACCTTCCCGGCCAGCGCCGAGAGGACCGTCCACGCGAACGTGTCGCGCTCCGGGGCCCGGCCGTCGGTGGTCGGGGCGGAGACGGTCACCTCCAGCGAATCGTCCACCAAACGGAAGACGCAGCTGAGGACGGAGCCGGGCACGGCCTGCTGGAGCAGGATCGCGCAGGCCTCGTCCACCGCGATGCGGAGGTCCTCGATCTCGTCGAGGGTGAAGTCCAAACGTGCCGCGAGGCCGGCCGTGGCCGTCCGCAGCACCGACAGGTAGGCACCCGCAGCGGGCAGCCGGACTTCCACGAAGTCCTGGGTCCCGGGCTCGCCTGCGATCTGGGACACCCTCACCTCCAAGGTGGTACGAGCTCTGTTCGCCGGTGACGCTATCGCGA harbors:
- a CDS encoding anti-sigma regulatory factor is translated as MSQIAGEPGTQDFVEVRLPAAGAYLSVLRTATAGLAARLDFTLDEIEDLRIAVDEACAILLQQAVPGSVLSCVFRLVDDSLEVTVSAPTTDGRAPERDTFAWTVLSALAGKVEATVEEDKTVSISLYKQRGAGPGPA
- a CDS encoding diacylglycerol kinase family protein, with translation MRALLVANPAATTTSARTRDVLTHALASEMKLEAVTTEYRGHARDLGRRAAETGIDLVVALGGDGTVNEVVNGLLHEGPDPDRLPGLAVVPGGSTNVFARALGLPNDAVEATGALLDALRERRERTVGLGLAAGTPGTEDESVPARWFTFCAGLGFDAGVVGRVEQQRERGKRSTHALYVRQLMRQFWEEPNRRHGTVTLERPGADPVTDLVLSIVCNTSPWTYLGNRPLYASPEASFDTALDVLALDRLSTPAVARYATQLLTSTPERGPHGKHAVSLHDLTDFTLHSKVPLPFQMDGDHLGLRTSVRFTGVRRALRVIV
- a CDS encoding RNA polymerase sigma factor SigF, translating into MSGGEVPVRGGDRPRARHEVDGGIPEQQHARPHPADTDAENGFLDSAERRAGPVSENQHDQPLPVQPPGAAATAPPAPAPDTPDAPAAPVFTAPAPLPDPRDRSGARALFIELRAMPDGSPEKAELRNRLVRMHLPLVEHLARRFRNRGEPLDDLTQVATIGLIKSVDRFDPDRGVEFSTYATPTVVGEIKRHFRDKGWAVRVPRRLQELRLSLTTATAELSQQHGRSPTVHELAERLGISEEEVLEGLESANAYSTLSLDVPDTDDESPAVADTLGSEDEALEGVEYRESLKPLLEGLPPREKRILLLRFFGNMTQSQIAQEVGISQMHVSRLLARTLAQLREKLLVEE